From the Caldisericota bacterium genome, one window contains:
- a CDS encoding MBL fold metallo-hydrolase has translation MILTTLYDNVSLNPQFSLKEDWGFSLFVQEDGYSILFDTGANGNILLHNAKTLSISFPNKIFISHFHLDHTGGLATILKKDSVVYYPYSSFNLSKTLQKAGANSVKIKDTLEIYPNVYSTGVLPFRSVANEQALVFQKPNGLILIVGCSHPGIQNIVDFVTDKFGKSIFLLIGGFHLLGRNRWKVQRIAENLFEKVHYIAPSHCTGEAAKKIFKDVFKERFIQNGVGRTIKIEDERLSIE, from the coding sequence ATGATACTTACTACTCTTTATGATAATGTTTCTTTGAACCCTCAATTTTCTTTAAAAGAAGACTGGGGGTTCTCTTTGTTTGTTCAAGAAGATGGCTATTCGATTCTTTTTGATACAGGAGCCAACGGAAATATCCTTTTACATAATGCAAAAACCCTTTCTATCTCTTTTCCTAACAAAATTTTCATTTCGCATTTCCACTTAGATCATACAGGAGGATTAGCCACTATATTAAAAAAAGATAGCGTAGTGTACTATCCGTATTCCTCTTTTAATTTAAGCAAAACATTACAAAAGGCAGGAGCAAATTCTGTAAAGATAAAGGACACCCTTGAAATTTATCCCAATGTTTATTCTACAGGAGTGCTGCCTTTCCGTTCGGTTGCTAATGAGCAAGCACTTGTATTTCAAAAACCGAATGGCTTGATTCTTATTGTGGGATGCTCCCACCCGGGCATACAAAATATTGTAGATTTTGTTACTGATAAATTTGGAAAATCTATTTTTCTTCTCATAGGAGGCTTTCATTTACTCGGGAGAAATAGGTGGAAAGTACAAAGAATTGCAGAAAATCTTTTTGAAAAAGTACATTATATTGCACCTTCCCATTGCACAGGAGAAGCTGCAAAAAAGATTTTCAAAGACGTGTTCAAGGAGCGATTTATACAAAATGGTGTTGGTCGAA
- a CDS encoding DUF5320 domain-containing protein translates to MPGGDGTGPLGQGSMTGRGLGYCVGYVAPGFVWGRGYGRGRGFGRGFGVRRWRRNPYTNHVNPYYATGYSRPDYREDYFTPYGYGGTPSKEDETAAMHGALGEISDALSKIERRITELEKK, encoded by the coding sequence ATGCCAGGTGGAGACGGAACAGGGCCATTAGGCCAAGGATCTATGACTGGAAGAGGATTAGGGTATTGTGTAGGTTATGTTGCTCCAGGTTTTGTATGGGGCAGAGGTTATGGCAGAGGTCGAGGTTTTGGTAGAGGTTTTGGGGTTAGAAGATGGAGACGTAATCCTTACACTAATCACGTAAACCCTTACTATGCTACAGGTTATAGTCGTCCTGATTACAGAGAAGATTATTTTACCCCTTATGGATATGGTGGCACGCCCTCTAAAGAAGATGAGACTGCAGCAATGCATGGCGCATTAGGAGAAATTTCAGATGCTCTCTCAAAAATTGAGAGAAGAATAACAGAATTAGAAAAAAAATAA
- a CDS encoding NifB/NifX family molybdenum-iron cluster-binding protein, giving the protein MIICIASSGTTADGVISPIFGRCPYYLFYDTEKDSYEALSNPSVTMGGGAGIQAAQFVVNKGVKTVISGNIGPNSAGVLQSAGVEMITGITGLIKDAVEKFKKNELHSTGRMTQAGYGMRKGFQQEAPSQETTISGENLETIKNDLKELVEKVKELIERINKLKEK; this is encoded by the coding sequence ATGATTATTTGCATAGCATCGAGCGGAACTACAGCAGACGGAGTAATAAGTCCAATTTTTGGAAGATGTCCTTATTATCTATTTTATGATACAGAGAAAGACAGCTATGAAGCATTATCTAATCCTTCGGTAACGATGGGAGGAGGTGCAGGTATCCAGGCAGCACAATTTGTTGTAAATAAAGGCGTCAAGACTGTTATATCAGGAAATATTGGTCCTAATTCTGCTGGAGTTTTACAAAGCGCAGGCGTTGAAATGATTACAGGAATTACGGGTCTCATTAAAGATGCAGTAGAGAAATTCAAAAAAAATGAATTACACAGTACTGGTCGTATGACACAAGCAGGGTACGGAATGAGAAAAGGATTCCAACAAGAAGCCCCCTCCCAGGAAACAACAATTTCAGGAGAGAACTTAGAGACAATAAAGAACGATCTGAAGGAATTAGTTGAAAAGGTAAAAGAATTAATAGAGAGGATAAATAAGCTGAAAGAAAAATGA